One Oncorhynchus masou masou isolate Uvic2021 unplaced genomic scaffold, UVic_Omas_1.1 unplaced_scaffold_9885, whole genome shotgun sequence genomic window carries:
- the LOC135538619 gene encoding keratin-associated protein 4-6-like, with protein sequence IGSGHKKCILPPTAAAYCCCLLLLLPPTAAAYCCRLLLLPPTAAAAAYCCCLLLLPTAAAYCCRLLLLPPTAAAAAYCCCRLLLLLPPTALLPPTAAAYCCCRLLLLPPTAAAAYCCLLLPPTAAAAAYCCRLLLLPPAAAAACCCCRLLLPPTAAYCCCRLLLLLLPTAAAYCCCCLLLLQSFNHSL encoded by the coding sequence AATAGGAAGTGGCCATAAAAAGTGTATCCTGCCGCCTACTGCTGCTGCCTACTGCTGCtgcctactgctgctgctgccgcctaCTGCTGCCGCCTACTGCTGCCGCCTACTGCTGCTGCcgcctactgctgctgctgccgcctaCTGCTGCTGCCTACTGCTGCTGCCTACTGCTGCCGCCTACTGCTGCCGCCTACTGCTGCTGCcgcctactgctgctgctgccgcctaCTGCTGCTGCcgcctactgctgctgctgccgcctaCTGCTTTGCTGCCGCCTACTGCTGCCGCCTACTGCTGCTGCCGCCTACTGCTGCTGCCGCCTACTGCTGCTGCCGCCTACTGCTGCCTACTGCTGCcgcctactgctgctgctgctgcctactGCTGCCGCCTACTGCTGCTGccgcctgctgctgctgccgcctgctgctgctgccgcctaCTGCTGCCGCCTACTGCTGCCTACTGCTGCTGCcgcctactgctgctgctgctgcctactGCTGCcgcctactgctgctgctgcctgctgctgctgcagtcATTTAACCATTCATTGTAG